AGCGCAGAGTGCATTCCGGCGACGGCCGGCGGCGCGCGGCGCGCCATCGCTTCGAGCTCCGAGAGCCGCGTGAGGGCACGGGCTGAGTCGCCGGTTTCGACCTCCACCGATCCCGCCAGCCAGAGGTCCATCGCTCGCTCTTCTCGATCCGGCCACCGGGCGGCCCCGCGCGCGGCCGCCGCGTGCAACGCCTCCGCGCGTGAGCCATACCCCACCAGGAATGCAATCGCCGGCCACCGCGCCAGCTCAGCGTCGTCGCGCAGCGCGGCCCGAAGGTCATCGAGCCGGCGTGCCGCATCGTTCCAGCGGCCCTGCGCGAGCAACGTCGCCACGAGGAACCTCGCGCCCTCGCTGCGCACCCGCACCGCGCGGCCGCGCTGGGTCATCTCATCTAGCGCGGTTTGCGCGCTGATGAGGTCGGCGCGGTCGCGCCACGTCTGCACGCCCGCCAGCGCACTCAACTCCAGGACCTGGTCGTCCATCTCGCCCAGTCGGCGGCGAATCGCCGGAAGACCCTTCAACGATCCGAAGAGGACATCCCGCGCAAGCTGGATGGTCCTTCCGACAGTCGAAGTGGAGTCCTGCGCGAGGTAGCGGGTTATGTAGTCCTCCGCCTTGTCCTCGTCGCCGAGCCAGAGGTTGAGGCCGATGAGGTGCATGAACGCAGGCGCCGCGCCGGGCCACAGGGATAGCGCGCGGTCGAAGGCGGCCACCGCCGAGTCAGGCGGCAGCCCCGCCAGGGCGCCGAAGTGGTAACGCACCTCGCCGAGCGCGAACCAGCCATCGAGGAAAGTCGAGTCCTCCTCCACCAGGCGCCTGAGCTGCGCCTCGGCCTCGCCGACGTTGCCGCTGTCGAAGAGCGTCAGGTACGCCGTGAGAAGTTTCGCCTCGCGCGGGCCGACGCGGTCCACGACGCCGCGCACCGCTAGCAGCGCCTCGCGGATGCGGTCCTCGGTGGGCTCCTGCTGAAGGACCGCCAGGAACCGCTTGTAGCTCGCCAGCGCGTAGTTCGAGTCGAGCTCGATGACGCTATCATAGCCGGCGACCGCAGCCGCGTAGTCGGCGCGGCGGAAGGCGTCCTCGGCGGTTCTCCACGCCCGGACGGCGTCGAGTGAGATGGGCGCGCGCACGGTCCCGGTCGCGAGGCCGAGGTCGTGCCCCGCGCGGCCGCCCGCGAGACGCAGCACCACCGAGTCGGCTGCCGCGAGGCCCAGCTCCGCTACCGTGAAGCGGCCCAGTTCCTCGGGCTGGCCAGTCTCCACGTTGACCACGCTCACCTGCAGCTCGAACCCCGCGCCGGCCCGCCGGATGTATCCGTGCAGGATCCACGACGCGCCGGCCTTTCGCGCCTTGGCGCGGACCTCCGGGGACGCCGGGTCGCCAACGGCCGGTGAGAAGACTCGCGAATCGGCGACGAGCATCGGGCTGAAGCCGGGGAACAGGAGCATGTCCAGAAGCGAACTCGCCGCGGCCGTGTCGCCACCGAAGCGCATAACGGCGATCGTCCGCGACGCAGCGGCACCGATCGGCACCTGTCGCCGCGCCGCCTGGAACGGCGACAGCGCACCCAGGCGGATCGCCGCGGCCACCACGACGCCCGCCCCCGCGACGTACCACCACACCCGCCGCCGCCCCGCCACCCGACGCGCGCCCGGGGTGACGAACGGCTCGAGCGCGGTGAGCAGCGCCTCAACGCTCGGCCAACGGTCCTCGCGCCGCGGCGCCGCGGCCCGCGCCACCACGTCCACCAGAGCGCTCGGCAGATCGGGACGGGTGCGCTGCGCCGACCGCCGCACCGACGCCGACGAGATCGGCCACTCCCCACCCTCGAACGCTTCGAGCCGCTTCCCCGTCAGCATCTCGAAGAGCACGACTCCCAACGCGTACACGTCCGCCCGCCCGTCCACGTCGGAGGCGCCGGCGGCTTGCTCCGGCGCCATGTACCCCGGCGTCCCGATCGCCATCCCCGTCATCGTCATCCGCTCGGCGGCGGCCGCGCGCGCAATGCCGAAGTCGGTGACCAGCGCCCGGCCCGCCTCCTTCTCCAGCATGATGTTCTGCGGCTTCACGTCCCGGTGCACCACGCCCTGCCGATGCGCGTACGCGAGCGCGCTCCCCACCTCGCGTGCGATGCGCAGCGCTTCGGACACCGGCAGCGAACCCTCCTTCGCGATGCGCTCGGCGAGCGACCCGCCTTCGACGTACGCCATGGCGAAGTACGGCGTGGCCATGTCGCCGCCCGCACCGTAGACCGGAACGATGTTGGGATGGGAGAGGCGCGCGGCCGTCTCGGCCTCGCGCCGGAAACGCTCCACGCTGGCGGGACGCAGCGCATCGAGGGACGGCAAC
Above is a window of Gemmatimonadales bacterium DNA encoding:
- a CDS encoding serine/threonine-protein kinase, translating into MTDNNCTQCGSRLTPWEGKCPSCGTPVATSTAGDGEFEAREAVRARLAEAALGEYEVVGELGRGGMGWVFLGRDRKLGRLAALKVLPSLDALRPASVERFRREAETAARLSHPNIVPVYGAGGDMATPYFAMAYVEGGSLAERIAKEGSLPVSEALRIAREVGSALAYAHRQGVVHRDVKPQNIMLEKEAGRALVTDFGIARAAAAERMTMTGMAIGTPGYMAPEQAAGASDVDGRADVYALGVVLFEMLTGKRLEAFEGGEWPISSASVRRSAQRTRPDLPSALVDVVARAAAPRREDRWPSVEALLTALEPFVTPGARRVAGRRRVWWYVAGAGVVVAAAIRLGALSPFQAARRQVPIGAAASRTIAVMRFGGDTAAASSLLDMLLFPGFSPMLVADSRVFSPAVGDPASPEVRAKARKAGASWILHGYIRRAGAGFELQVSVVNVETGQPEELGRFTVAELGLAAADSVVLRLAGGRAGHDLGLATGTVRAPISLDAVRAWRTAEDAFRRADYAAAVAGYDSVIELDSNYALASYKRFLAVLQQEPTEDRIREALLAVRGVVDRVGPREAKLLTAYLTLFDSGNVGEAEAQLRRLVEEDSTFLDGWFALGEVRYHFGALAGLPPDSAVAAFDRALSLWPGAAPAFMHLIGLNLWLGDEDKAEDYITRYLAQDSTSTVGRTIQLARDVLFGSLKGLPAIRRRLGEMDDQVLELSALAGVQTWRDRADLISAQTALDEMTQRGRAVRVRSEGARFLVATLLAQGRWNDAARRLDDLRAALRDDAELARWPAIAFLVGYGSRAEALHAAAARGAARWPDREERAMDLWLAGSVEVETGDSARALTRLSELEAMARRAPPAVAGMHSALVGRIAEAAADTAAAVAAYEAALAHLDPARAPFTLLYSAWIPRYRLAHLRLAAADTAGALALLEAQDFLAASADQVIRGPAWLLHGRIREARGERQRAIRYFRRAYDLLRYADPPWTAVRDSAQAGLSRLRAPL